The following proteins are co-located in the Conyzicola lurida genome:
- a CDS encoding helix-turn-helix transcriptional regulator produces the protein MDNQAEVREFLVSRRAKVTPDTVGLPAGPNRRVPGLRRTEVAVLAGVSVEYYSKLERGAIAGASSSVLDAIASALQLDDTERVHLFDLARAADGIPLSGRPRRRSARSAGSRESLQWVLNSITEGIAFVRDQHQDLLATNELGRAFYSPLIGDGGRTPNLARFQFLDPASRDFYPDWDLFSEMCVAIMRTEAGRDPHDKGLHDLVGELSTRSEIFRRLWGAHDVRSHGSGTKRFTHPLVGEVTLAYEELHITADPGLVLMVYTAEPGSPSSERLRLLASWAANHVSAATVE, from the coding sequence ATGGACAATCAGGCTGAAGTTCGCGAATTCTTGGTGTCCCGACGTGCGAAGGTGACTCCGGACACGGTGGGACTACCGGCCGGACCGAACCGCCGGGTGCCCGGGCTACGACGCACCGAGGTGGCCGTCCTCGCCGGAGTGAGCGTCGAGTACTATTCCAAGCTCGAGCGAGGAGCGATCGCCGGCGCGTCGTCGTCGGTCCTCGACGCGATCGCCTCGGCGCTGCAACTCGACGACACCGAGCGTGTGCACCTGTTCGACCTGGCCAGGGCCGCCGACGGTATCCCGCTGTCCGGACGGCCGCGGCGCCGTTCCGCTAGGTCGGCGGGAAGCCGGGAGAGCCTGCAGTGGGTGCTGAATTCCATCACCGAGGGCATCGCGTTCGTCCGCGACCAGCACCAGGACCTGTTAGCGACCAACGAGCTGGGGCGTGCGTTCTACTCGCCGCTGATCGGCGACGGCGGGCGAACTCCGAACCTCGCCCGGTTCCAGTTCCTCGACCCGGCATCCCGGGATTTCTACCCCGACTGGGACCTGTTCTCCGAGATGTGCGTCGCTATCATGCGGACGGAGGCGGGCCGCGACCCGCACGACAAGGGGCTCCACGACCTCGTCGGTGAGCTGTCCACCCGCAGCGAGATCTTCCGTCGCCTGTGGGGTGCCCACGACGTCCGCAGCCACGGGTCGGGGACGAAGCGCTTCACCCACCCCCTCGTCGGCGAGGTAACACTCGCCTACGAGGAACTGCACATCACGGCCGATCCCGGCCTCGTGCTCATGGTGTACACGGCCGAACCGGGGTCGCCGTCTTCCGAACGGTTGAGATTACTGGCCAGCTGGGCCGCGAACCACGTGAGTGCCGCCACCGTCGAGTAG
- a CDS encoding MFS transporter, with protein MTATPTTAPTDIVGTKRLPLVTLTSLAAIGFVLVAMETMPAGLLPVIADGMHISEGTVGLFVSAYALGTVVVTVPAISLTRGVRRKPLLLAAIAGLIVANSITAISGDATLSLASRFVAGAFSGVIWGMLAAYGRKISPTRYAGLSLSIVSVGAPVGFALGTPLGSWLGMTFDWRWAFLGLSAVAVLAGMLIAVVAPDAPGQSGTSRLPLLRVVRIPGIVVILAVIFTWMIAHNTIYTYIAPYLRATDATITVDVLLFVFGIASIGGIVVTGALLDRHPRLLLHGSVAVFVASGAFLLAGHMATAAVVVATVLWGVTFGGASAQLQAALTTTGGKDADVANSFLPVAFNLAIFTAGILGAALLTAFDGLVLPVVLIAFGLVALLLTVYGRRSAFPARI; from the coding sequence ATGACCGCCACACCCACCACGGCCCCCACCGACATCGTCGGCACGAAGCGGCTGCCTCTGGTGACGTTGACCTCCCTGGCGGCGATCGGCTTCGTGCTCGTCGCGATGGAGACCATGCCCGCCGGGCTGCTGCCAGTCATCGCCGACGGCATGCACATCAGCGAAGGGACAGTCGGTCTGTTCGTCAGCGCCTACGCTCTCGGGACCGTGGTCGTGACGGTGCCGGCTATCAGCCTGACCCGGGGTGTGCGGCGGAAGCCGCTCCTGCTCGCGGCGATCGCCGGACTGATCGTCGCCAACAGCATCACCGCGATCTCCGGCGACGCGACGCTGTCGCTCGCCTCTAGGTTCGTCGCTGGGGCGTTCTCCGGTGTCATCTGGGGCATGCTCGCCGCGTACGGCAGGAAAATCAGCCCCACCCGGTACGCCGGGCTGTCGCTGTCGATCGTGTCCGTCGGCGCCCCGGTCGGTTTCGCCCTCGGAACCCCGCTCGGCTCCTGGCTCGGGATGACCTTCGATTGGCGGTGGGCCTTCCTCGGCCTCTCGGCTGTCGCCGTCCTCGCCGGCATGCTGATCGCGGTTGTCGCGCCGGACGCCCCCGGCCAATCCGGCACATCCCGGCTCCCACTGCTGCGGGTCGTGCGCATCCCGGGGATCGTGGTCATCCTCGCGGTCATCTTCACCTGGATGATCGCGCACAACACCATCTACACCTACATCGCCCCGTACCTCAGAGCCACCGACGCGACGATCACCGTCGACGTTCTCCTCTTCGTCTTCGGCATCGCGTCGATCGGCGGCATCGTCGTCACCGGCGCCCTCCTCGACCGCCACCCCCGACTTCTGCTGCACGGCAGCGTCGCCGTTTTCGTCGCTTCCGGGGCATTCCTCCTCGCGGGCCACATGGCCACGGCGGCAGTGGTCGTCGCGACCGTCCTATGGGGAGTCACATTCGGCGGCGCGTCGGCCCAGCTGCAGGCTGCCCTAACCACGACCGGTGGGAAGGACGCCGATGTCGCCAACTCGTTCCTCCCCGTCGCATTCAACCTCGCGATCTTCACTGCCGGCATCCTCGGAGCCGCCCTGCTGACCGCCTTCGACGGCCTGGTGCTCCCGGTCGTTTTGATCGCCTTCGGCCTCGTCGCGCTGCTGCTGACCGTCTACGGCCGCCGGTCCGCGTTCCCCGCACGCATCTGA
- a CDS encoding cyclophilin-like fold protein — protein MKRILPTLIAVALLSGCAPAPGSSTRQESGPSTTRERTSAPTPVLPTGAPHDVVGTVVRFSSDRTSVDVTVDQDTPAVREFLSVLPLELVVEEFNGKEKIAYLPRELDAAETPGSDPEDGDLIYFTPWGNLGFFYDATGIGYTDQTLHIGTFTAGREELALLETGAVTVAVVEE, from the coding sequence ATGAAGAGGATTCTGCCCACGCTTATCGCAGTCGCGCTGCTCTCGGGCTGCGCACCCGCGCCGGGCAGCTCCACGCGTCAGGAGTCCGGTCCGAGCACGACCCGGGAACGGACATCCGCTCCGACACCGGTACTGCCCACGGGCGCCCCGCACGACGTGGTCGGCACCGTCGTGCGATTCTCGTCGGATCGCACATCCGTCGACGTCACCGTCGACCAGGACACCCCCGCGGTGCGCGAATTCCTGTCGGTACTTCCGCTCGAACTCGTCGTCGAGGAATTCAACGGCAAGGAGAAGATCGCCTACCTGCCCCGTGAGCTGGACGCCGCCGAAACGCCGGGGTCCGACCCGGAAGACGGCGATCTCATCTACTTCACCCCGTGGGGCAACCTCGGGTTCTTCTACGACGCGACTGGAATCGGGTACACCGACCAGACCCTCCACATCGGCACCTTCACCGCCGGCCGCGAGGAATTGGCTCTTCTCGAAACGGGCGCGGTGACCGTGGCGGTCGTGGAAGAGTAG
- a CDS encoding SDR family NAD(P)-dependent oxidoreductase, giving the protein MARIFVTGSADGLGRATAQSLLLDGHEVVAHARNPQRAESMGWFTQRGADVLIADLSVRAQILELAHQLLGIGPLDAVVHNAGVISGRTLMPVNVVAPYLLTALLRDVPRHVYLSSGMHRGGSSSLDGIDWEGRRASGSYADSKLFVTALSAAAARIRPAVMSNAVDPGWVATKMGGAGAPDDFAQGHQTQEWLAAGAAPEAMTSGGYWYHRAPNRTHPAVHDVAFQQRLLESLEAATGVPLTA; this is encoded by the coding sequence ATGGCTCGAATCTTCGTCACCGGGTCCGCAGACGGACTCGGACGGGCGACCGCCCAGTCGCTCCTCCTCGACGGCCATGAGGTCGTCGCCCACGCGCGCAATCCGCAGCGCGCAGAATCGATGGGCTGGTTCACGCAGCGCGGGGCGGATGTCCTGATCGCCGACCTCTCGGTGCGGGCCCAGATTCTCGAGCTCGCACACCAACTGCTGGGGATCGGTCCGCTCGACGCGGTCGTCCACAACGCCGGCGTCATATCGGGCCGGACCCTGATGCCGGTGAACGTGGTGGCGCCCTACCTGCTGACGGCGCTGCTGCGAGACGTCCCTCGGCATGTCTACCTCAGCAGCGGTATGCACCGGGGCGGGAGCAGCAGCCTCGACGGCATCGACTGGGAGGGCCGGCGCGCATCGGGCAGCTATGCCGACAGCAAGCTGTTCGTCACCGCTCTCTCCGCAGCCGCGGCCCGGATCCGGCCCGCGGTCATGAGCAACGCGGTAGACCCGGGATGGGTCGCGACGAAGATGGGAGGCGCCGGTGCGCCCGACGATTTCGCGCAGGGCCATCAGACGCAGGAGTGGCTCGCGGCCGGCGCCGCGCCGGAAGCCATGACATCCGGGGGCTATTGGTACCACCGCGCGCCCAACCGCACCCATCCGGCGGTGCACGACGTCGCATTCCAGCAACGCCTGCTCGAGTCCCTCGAGGCCGCGACCGGGGTGCCGCTCACCGCCTGA
- a CDS encoding zinc-binding dehydrogenase has translation MKATIMYGAGDVRVETVADPTIQQPTDAIVRTVVTCVCGSDLHPYHDMPATEHGQSMGHELLGVVEEVGSAVRTVKKGDLVIAPFAFADNTCPICKDGFQTACPHGGFYATPDTAGLQAELSRVPLADGSLVVVPGVTENDTAVLPSLLTLSDVYLTGYHAAHMARIRDGQTVTVIGDGAVGLSAVLAAQQLGAERIILMGRHKARTDLGIEFGATDVIAERGDEGIQKVLDLTGGYGSHVVLEAVGHMPAYTQSVGIVRAGGVISRVGVPQYEDAPVGFMSLFGKNITLTGGPAPVRAYIDEAIPLVLDGTIDPGKVFDRTVAIDDIPAGYAAMDAREALKVLVTP, from the coding sequence ATGAAGGCCACCATCATGTACGGTGCGGGCGACGTCCGCGTCGAAACCGTCGCCGACCCGACGATCCAGCAGCCGACTGACGCCATCGTGCGCACCGTCGTCACCTGCGTCTGCGGCTCCGACCTGCACCCGTACCACGACATGCCCGCGACGGAGCACGGCCAGAGCATGGGCCATGAGCTCCTCGGGGTCGTCGAGGAAGTCGGATCCGCGGTGCGCACCGTGAAGAAGGGCGACCTCGTCATCGCCCCGTTCGCATTCGCCGACAACACCTGCCCGATCTGCAAGGACGGCTTCCAGACCGCGTGCCCGCACGGCGGCTTCTACGCCACTCCCGACACCGCGGGCCTGCAGGCGGAGCTGTCCCGGGTGCCGCTGGCCGACGGCAGCCTCGTCGTCGTCCCCGGGGTCACCGAGAACGACACCGCGGTCCTTCCATCGTTGCTGACCCTCTCCGACGTGTACCTCACGGGTTACCACGCCGCCCACATGGCCCGCATCCGGGACGGGCAGACCGTCACGGTGATCGGTGACGGCGCCGTCGGTCTGTCGGCGGTTCTCGCCGCGCAGCAGCTCGGTGCCGAACGGATCATCCTGATGGGCCGCCACAAGGCCCGCACCGACCTCGGTATCGAGTTCGGCGCCACCGACGTGATCGCCGAACGCGGCGACGAAGGCATCCAGAAGGTCCTCGACCTGACCGGCGGGTACGGCTCGCACGTGGTCCTCGAAGCCGTCGGCCACATGCCCGCCTACACGCAGTCGGTCGGCATCGTCCGTGCCGGCGGTGTGATCTCCCGCGTCGGCGTCCCGCAGTACGAAGACGCCCCCGTCGGATTCATGTCGTTGTTCGGCAAGAACATCACCCTGACCGGCGGGCCCGCCCCCGTGCGGGCATACATCGACGAGGCGATCCCGCTCGTGCTCGACGGCACGATCGACCCGGGCAAGGTCTTCGACCGCACGGTGGCCATCGACGACATCCCTGCAGGGTACGCCGCCATGGACGCCCGCGAAGCGCTCAAGGTTCTGGTTACCCCGTAA
- a CDS encoding carboxymuconolactone decarboxylase family protein, which produces MADTQPSAIRKMLGDFAPKIVDLTDDVLFGDVWERPELSKRDRSLITISSLVTGGNFTQLESHIRIGLSNGLNQDEILEEFTHLAFYAGWPKALSAIDVAKRVFSE; this is translated from the coding sequence ATGGCTGACACCCAGCCCAGCGCGATCCGGAAGATGCTCGGCGACTTCGCCCCGAAGATCGTCGATCTCACCGACGACGTCCTGTTCGGAGACGTCTGGGAACGTCCCGAGCTGTCCAAGCGCGACCGCAGCCTCATCACGATCTCGTCTCTGGTCACCGGAGGCAATTTCACCCAGCTCGAGTCCCACATCAGGATCGGTCTGAGCAACGGACTCAACCAGGACGAGATCCTCGAGGAATTCACCCATCTCGCGTTCTACGCCGGCTGGCCGAAGGCACTGTCCGCCATCGACGTCGCCAAGCGCGTCTTCTCCGAGTAA
- a CDS encoding (R)-mandelonitrile lyase, producing MQIQPKSPTTKNPAEQFTGDVYLDIISTPQSDQQQTVVAKVRFLPGARTAWHSHANGQTLHVTEGLAWMGTRDGTVIEVHPGQTVYTPADEEHWHGATPTDYMEHLAIVENGDDPAATTTWLEHVADEDYHL from the coding sequence ATGCAGATCCAACCCAAATCCCCCACAACCAAGAATCCGGCGGAGCAGTTCACCGGCGACGTCTACCTCGACATCATCTCGACCCCTCAGTCCGACCAGCAGCAAACGGTCGTCGCCAAGGTCCGGTTCTTGCCGGGCGCGCGCACGGCGTGGCACTCGCATGCCAACGGCCAGACACTTCACGTCACCGAGGGCCTGGCCTGGATGGGCACCCGGGATGGCACCGTCATCGAGGTCCACCCGGGCCAGACCGTATACACCCCGGCCGACGAAGAGCACTGGCACGGTGCCACCCCGACCGACTACATGGAACACCTCGCGATCGTCGAGAACGGTGACGACCCCGCCGCGACGACCACTTGGCTCGAGCACGTCGCCGACGAGGACTACCACCTCTGA
- a CDS encoding NUDIX hydrolase — MLSHPAATIRADLLRWTPADPAQAALRTEYVAFVDAGGDAALDRSGGPEHLTASCFVLTPDLSSVLLCFHRKGQFWVQLGGHIEPGDPDVASAAFREALEESGIADLTPLGRTPLDVDRHALPGAFGSCAVHWDLGFVALAPADAVPVTSHESEDVAWWPVDALPPSVPPGFGRRLAGILTALAALPPTPAVGNSGSL, encoded by the coding sequence ATGCTCTCGCACCCCGCCGCCACGATCCGCGCCGACCTGCTGCGCTGGACCCCCGCCGATCCCGCCCAGGCGGCGCTGCGCACCGAGTACGTCGCGTTCGTCGATGCCGGGGGAGACGCGGCGCTCGACCGTTCCGGCGGCCCGGAACACCTGACGGCGAGCTGCTTCGTCCTCACGCCCGACCTCTCCAGCGTGCTGCTGTGCTTCCACCGCAAGGGGCAGTTCTGGGTGCAGCTCGGCGGACACATCGAGCCGGGCGACCCCGACGTCGCCTCCGCGGCTTTCCGCGAGGCGCTCGAGGAGTCCGGTATCGCCGACCTCACGCCGCTCGGCCGCACTCCGCTCGACGTCGACCGCCACGCCCTCCCCGGCGCGTTCGGATCGTGCGCGGTGCACTGGGACCTCGGGTTCGTCGCCCTCGCCCCCGCGGACGCCGTGCCGGTCACCAGCCACGAGAGCGAAGACGTCGCCTGGTGGCCCGTCGACGCTCTGCCCCCGAGCGTGCCCCCGGGCTTCGGACGCCGGCTCGCCGGCATCCTCACCGCCCTGGCCGCCCTCCCTCCCACCCCCGCTGTCGGAAATTCAGGAAGTCTGTAG
- a CDS encoding glycosyltransferase yields MCRHLRKPNLLPDSPKTPTTEKPLRILIGADTFAPEINGAATFAARLAAGLVERGHDVHIVAPAASRKHGTWTETLEGQPMTVHRLKSWRWYPHPWLRFALPWQIEKNSARVLDEVKPDVVHFQSHIIVGRGLSNQAVKRGIRIVGTNHFMPENMLEHTLLPKFVQGRAVKLAWEAAARSFARAEVVTTPTRKAADFLEHYTKVRGVLAISCGVDAQHYTPDFTPRTENLIVFVGRITHEKQLDKLIRAFAQLDPALDAKLELVGGGEQENNLKSLASQLGVRDRVTFTGYAEEDYLRHALTRATVFAMPSIAELQSIATMEAMASGLPVVAANAMALPHLVHHGENGFLFEPGNVEEFAARLTDILSMPEDELQRFKQESLRIVAAHDIQRTVSTFEAIYRGEPIPDVVIDTPTVTPAP; encoded by the coding sequence ATGTGCCGACACCTGAGGAAACCAAACCTGTTGCCTGATTCGCCGAAAACGCCGACCACCGAGAAGCCGCTACGCATTCTGATCGGCGCTGACACGTTCGCCCCCGAGATCAACGGCGCAGCGACCTTCGCCGCCCGACTGGCCGCGGGCCTCGTCGAGCGCGGACACGACGTGCACATCGTCGCGCCCGCCGCGAGCCGCAAGCACGGCACGTGGACCGAGACGCTCGAGGGCCAGCCGATGACGGTGCACCGCCTCAAGAGCTGGCGCTGGTACCCGCACCCGTGGCTGCGCTTCGCACTGCCGTGGCAGATCGAGAAGAACAGCGCGCGCGTCCTCGACGAGGTGAAGCCCGACGTCGTGCATTTCCAGTCGCACATCATCGTCGGCCGCGGCCTGTCGAACCAGGCAGTCAAGCGCGGCATCCGCATAGTCGGAACCAACCACTTCATGCCCGAGAACATGCTCGAGCACACCCTGCTTCCGAAGTTCGTGCAGGGCCGCGCGGTCAAGCTGGCCTGGGAAGCCGCCGCCCGCTCCTTCGCGCGCGCCGAGGTCGTCACGACCCCGACGCGCAAGGCCGCCGACTTCCTCGAGCACTACACCAAGGTGCGCGGAGTACTCGCGATCTCCTGCGGAGTCGACGCGCAGCACTACACCCCCGACTTCACGCCCCGCACCGAGAACCTCATCGTCTTCGTCGGACGCATCACGCACGAGAAGCAGCTCGACAAGCTCATCCGCGCGTTCGCGCAGCTCGACCCCGCGCTCGACGCGAAGCTCGAACTGGTCGGCGGCGGCGAGCAGGAGAACAACCTCAAGTCGCTCGCCTCGCAGCTCGGCGTGCGCGACCGCGTCACCTTCACCGGCTACGCCGAAGAGGACTATCTGCGCCACGCGCTCACCCGCGCCACCGTCTTCGCCATGCCGTCGATCGCCGAGCTGCAGAGCATCGCGACGATGGAGGCCATGGCGTCCGGCCTCCCGGTCGTCGCCGCCAACGCGATGGCGCTGCCCCACCTCGTGCACCACGGCGAGAACGGATTCCTGTTCGAGCCCGGCAACGTCGAGGAATTCGCGGCCCGCCTCACCGACATCCTCAGCATGCCCGAGGACGAGCTGCAGCGATTCAAGCAGGAGAGCCTCCGCATCGTGGCCGCGCACGACATCCAGCGCACGGTCTCGACCTTCGAGGCGATCTACCGCGGCGAGCCGATCCCCGACGTGGTCATCGACACCCCGACGGTGACGCCGGCGCCGTAG
- a CDS encoding DMT family transporter produces MPPELSDLTDQVTSLTPDQYIGIPIALVGAVFLALGTQFQHRGVTKVEDNLGSGAKAGLSVRQLTALLGRPSWVIGTLMLGAAIVLQLLSLKFAPLIVVQPLGAVALVVTAIVNSRISKVKLTRQAIRAIVFSVGGVTLFVAFAAPFAKSSPIEASQLATVLILLAIVLVIFAVIFVTLRKKFKAVFYILGAGVLFGFVATLAKTVIDRITTITMAGFEPDSFEWLTLLCVVALLAASALGSYFVQSAHSHGPPDLVVAGLTVIDPLVAVTIGIVVLNEMAGAPLWTMFALLIAGGIAIYGVFLLSRVHVPTPEETKPVA; encoded by the coding sequence GTGCCGCCCGAACTCAGCGACCTGACAGACCAGGTCACTTCCCTGACCCCTGACCAGTACATCGGAATCCCGATTGCTCTGGTCGGCGCCGTGTTCCTCGCTCTGGGTACCCAGTTCCAACACCGCGGTGTCACCAAGGTGGAGGACAACCTCGGTTCCGGCGCGAAAGCCGGTCTCAGCGTCCGCCAGCTGACCGCGCTGCTCGGCCGCCCCTCGTGGGTCATCGGCACGCTGATGCTCGGCGCCGCGATCGTGCTGCAGCTGCTCAGCCTCAAATTCGCGCCGCTCATCGTGGTGCAGCCGCTCGGCGCCGTCGCCCTCGTGGTCACCGCCATCGTCAACTCGCGCATCAGCAAGGTGAAGCTCACCCGGCAGGCGATCCGCGCGATCGTCTTCTCGGTCGGCGGCGTGACGCTGTTCGTCGCCTTCGCCGCGCCGTTCGCGAAGTCGTCGCCGATCGAGGCATCGCAGCTGGCGACCGTGCTGATCCTGCTGGCCATCGTGCTCGTCATCTTCGCCGTGATCTTCGTCACGCTGCGCAAGAAGTTCAAGGCCGTCTTCTACATCCTCGGAGCGGGAGTGCTCTTCGGCTTCGTCGCGACCCTGGCCAAGACCGTCATTGACCGCATCACCACCATCACCATGGCCGGGTTCGAACCGGACAGCTTCGAGTGGCTGACACTGCTCTGTGTGGTGGCTCTGCTCGCGGCATCCGCCCTCGGTTCGTATTTCGTCCAGTCGGCCCACTCGCACGGCCCGCCCGACCTCGTGGTCGCGGGACTCACCGTGATCGACCCGCTCGTCGCGGTCACGATCGGTATCGTGGTCCTCAATGAAATGGCCGGCGCGCCGCTCTGGACCATGTTCGCCCTCTTGATAGCGGGTGGGATCGCCATCTACGGTGTGTTCCTGTTGTCCAGAGTCCATGTGCCGACACCTGAGGAAACCAAACCTGTTGCCTGA
- the def gene encoding peptide deformylase, with translation MAVLPIRITGDPVLHSPAVEVEDFDDELRTLVADMYETMELAPGVGLAAPQVGVNLRLFVYHWVDDDDVLWRGEAINPQLWISPPPIGAADEDEESEGCLSIPGERFPLRRGELAILTGVNLEGEPFEIKAEGWLARIFQHEYDHLDGILYADRLEAKHAKAAAREIKRNGWGVDGLEWMPGVDNLDE, from the coding sequence ATGGCCGTACTCCCCATCCGAATCACTGGTGATCCAGTTCTCCACTCCCCCGCCGTCGAGGTCGAAGATTTCGACGACGAGCTGCGAACGCTCGTCGCCGACATGTACGAGACGATGGAGCTGGCGCCCGGCGTCGGGCTCGCCGCACCCCAGGTGGGCGTGAATCTGCGCCTGTTCGTCTACCACTGGGTCGACGACGACGACGTTCTCTGGCGCGGAGAGGCGATCAACCCGCAGCTCTGGATCAGCCCGCCGCCGATCGGCGCCGCCGACGAGGACGAGGAATCCGAGGGCTGCCTGTCGATCCCCGGCGAACGCTTCCCGCTCCGGCGTGGCGAGCTCGCGATCCTCACCGGCGTGAACCTCGAGGGCGAACCCTTCGAGATCAAGGCCGAGGGCTGGCTCGCGCGTATCTTCCAGCACGAGTACGACCACCTCGACGGCATCCTCTACGCCGACCGTCTCGAAGCGAAGCACGCGAAAGCCGCTGCCCGCGAGATCAAGCGCAACGGCTGGGGCGTCGACGGGCTCGAATGGATGCCGGGAGTCGACAACCTCGACGAATAA
- a CDS encoding response regulator, translating into MTIGVLIVDDQPLQRAGFRMVLDSQPDIEVLGEAGDGAQALAQVRRTVTDVVLMDVRMPRVNGLVASERITTDARVRALGPAPRIVLVTALELEDQVPPAADAGVYAMVYKDVEPEVLLSIVRAAAANR; encoded by the coding sequence GTGACGATCGGCGTCCTCATCGTCGACGACCAGCCGCTGCAGCGTGCCGGGTTCCGCATGGTGCTCGACAGCCAGCCCGACATCGAGGTGCTCGGCGAGGCGGGCGACGGTGCGCAGGCGCTCGCCCAGGTGCGCCGTACCGTCACCGACGTGGTGCTGATGGACGTGCGGATGCCGCGGGTGAACGGTCTCGTCGCGAGCGAACGCATCACCACCGACGCCCGGGTGCGCGCGCTGGGTCCCGCTCCGCGGATCGTGCTCGTCACGGCCCTCGAACTCGAGGACCAGGTGCCGCCGGCCGCCGACGCGGGCGTCTACGCCATGGTCTACAAGGACGTCGAACCCGAGGTCCTGCTGTCGATCGTGCGCGCGGCGGCGGCGAACCGCTGA
- a CDS encoding sensor histidine kinase, whose product MNDWIAENSMVLIIALAAAGAALLLATLVLLALWLRARRTRRREAAKRIRLDRERIDLELSLAEQQGRLRIIRELHEVSVHDMSVIIGQADGARYAAESDPTAAVRAVATIADVARNTLADLRRVMTVVREGEVDVDVHPQLKSSRHLFKVMTEAGLRLTIEESGDRYDLKPGAELAIYRILQEALTNALTHGGEGTNVTVVQTWTGEGFQLRVDDDGIRNELRRSGLNPNDASQHRPGEIDDDLTALTGVIGGAGITEMRERTELFGGVFTSTLNAGVGFSIAASFPSLRYHNGVHGVNLDPS is encoded by the coding sequence GTGAACGACTGGATCGCCGAGAACTCGATGGTTCTCATCATCGCGCTGGCCGCCGCCGGCGCTGCGCTGCTGCTCGCGACCCTCGTGCTGCTGGCGCTCTGGCTGCGTGCGCGTCGCACCCGACGCCGCGAGGCCGCCAAGCGCATCCGGCTCGACCGCGAGCGCATCGACCTCGAGCTCTCGCTCGCCGAGCAGCAGGGCCGCCTCCGCATCATCCGCGAGCTGCACGAGGTCTCGGTGCACGACATGTCGGTCATCATCGGCCAGGCCGACGGTGCGCGCTACGCCGCCGAATCCGACCCCACCGCCGCCGTGCGGGCCGTCGCCACCATCGCCGACGTGGCGCGCAACACCCTCGCCGACCTGCGACGGGTGATGACCGTCGTCCGCGAGGGTGAAGTCGACGTCGACGTGCACCCGCAGCTGAAGAGCTCGCGCCACCTGTTCAAGGTCATGACCGAAGCGGGGCTGCGCCTCACCATCGAGGAGAGCGGCGACCGCTACGACCTCAAGCCGGGCGCCGAACTCGCGATCTACCGCATCCTCCAGGAGGCGCTCACCAACGCGCTCACGCACGGAGGAGAGGGAACCAACGTCACCGTGGTGCAGACCTGGACCGGCGAGGGCTTCCAGTTGCGCGTCGACGACGACGGCATCCGCAACGAGCTGCGCCGCAGCGGCCTCAACCCCAACGACGCGTCGCAGCACCGTCCGGGCGAGATCGACGACGACCTCACCGCCCTCACCGGCGTGATCGGCGGCGCGGGAATCACCGAGATGCGCGAACGCACCGAGCTGTTCGGCGGCGTCTTCACGTCGACCCTCAACGCGGGGGTCGGCTTCTCGATCGCGGCGAGTTTCCCGTCGCTGCGGTACCACAACGGCGTGCACGGAGTGAATCTGGACCCGTCGTGA
- a CDS encoding response regulator transcription factor, with protein MIRVAIADDQQLIRGGFRSLLDSEPDIEVVGEAGTGVEAVALVTAQRPDVVLMDIRMPDGDGLWATEKIAADPALAGTHIVIVTTFELDEYVGQAIRAGASGFLVKDTEPVELIRAVRVVAGGDALLSPGVTKRLLERIAGDLTEAPDQRQLAVLTDREREVLGHVGLGLTNEEIGRELFLSPLTAKTHVSRIMSKLHARDRVQLVVVAYETGLVRPGRAV; from the coding sequence ATGATCCGTGTCGCAATCGCCGACGACCAGCAGCTCATCCGCGGCGGCTTCCGCAGCCTGCTCGACTCCGAGCCCGACATCGAGGTCGTGGGGGAGGCGGGCACCGGCGTCGAGGCCGTCGCGCTCGTCACGGCCCAACGGCCCGACGTGGTGCTGATGGACATCCGGATGCCCGACGGCGACGGTCTCTGGGCGACGGAGAAGATCGCCGCCGACCCCGCCCTCGCCGGCACCCACATCGTGATCGTCACGACCTTCGAGCTCGACGAGTACGTCGGCCAGGCGATCCGCGCCGGGGCCAGCGGGTTCCTCGTCAAAGACACCGAACCGGTCGAACTCATCCGGGCGGTGCGGGTCGTCGCGGGCGGCGACGCGCTGCTCAGCCCCGGCGTGACCAAGCGGTTGCTCGAGCGGATCGCCGGCGACCTGACCGAGGCGCCGGACCAGCGCCAGCTCGCCGTGCTGACCGACCGCGAGCGCGAGGTTCTCGGCCACGTGGGCCTCGGCCTCACCAACGAGGAGATCGGCCGCGAGCTGTTCCTCAGCCCCCTGACGGCCAAGACGCACGTTTCGCGCATCATGTCGAAGCTGCACGCCCGCGACCGCGTGCAACTCGTCGTCGTCGCCTACGAGACCGGTCTGGTGCGCCCCGGGCGCGCGGTGTAG